The Gloeobacter morelensis MG652769 genome contains the following window.
GAGACACCGTGGTGGTGGGCGTCACGTCCTATGCCGTCGACCAACTCGGCGATATCGTCTTTGTCTCGCTTCCCGAGGAAGGAGATCGTATCAACCGCGGCGACAGCTTCGGTTCGATCGAATCGGTCAAGGCGGTCGAGGAACTGTACGCTCCGCTCTCCGGAACGGTTCTGTCGGTCAACACCGTCGCAGTCGAAGACCCGGCGCTTATCGGCAGCGATCCCTACGGCGACGGTTGGCTCATCAAGGTCCGCCTTGCGGATCCTGGCGACGAGTTGAGTGAAACGATGAGCGCCGAGGAATACCGCGAGCGCGTCGAAGGCTGAGCAAAATGTTGTGCACACTGCGCCGTTACAGCAGACCATCGCTCTGCATCGTCTCTACCTTGTTGCTTATCACAGGCTGCAGCAACGGCCCGAAGCTGGAGGGCCGGGTGAACAAAGTCTCAGCCCTAAAGGCCGATTTTGGGGCAGCCTGGCCCTTCACCGTCGCCAAGGGTGAATTGGCCTGCGTGAATGGCAGCCAACTGGTCTTCGTCGCGGACGGCCGCATCTACGCCCTTAACGAAGCTGCTGCCAGGCGCTACGAACCTATCGACGCCATCCAGGCGGCAGACCCCGATCCCCAGAAGCAGCAACAGGGTATCAAGCTGTCGCTTGCACCGTTTCTGGAGAAGGGCCGGCAACTGTGCGTCGAAAACTAAGCCCGCATCTCAAGTTTCCCTGCCCAGGGTGTTGCGCAATATCTTGACCTCTTCGGCCGCTACGCGGGTGGCGGGTACCGCTCGACGCACCCAGCGATCGGCCCGTACGTAGCGAAATTCAGAAATAATCAGGTCTTCACAGTAAGCGGTGGTGACCTGGCGGGCACAATCGGCATGTAGCTTCTCGAGCTGCCTGGTGCTGAGGTGGGTAGCCTGCTGGGCTGCCTCCGGCAACTCGTAATCGGTAGCGAAGGTACCCTGGGCATTCATCCCCAGCAAGATCGCTACGGCAAAAAAATGAATAAATCGCTTCATGGTTCCAGGTGCAATCGGCCTTCGCTTTACAACGCTTACTTATATAGCTAAACGGATTGAAGCGCTTTTGCCATGGCCCCTAAGGCATAGGCTACAAGAGGGAAATACAGACTCGTCTTATCCGAAATAACTCCACACCTGCAGCGCGCTACCGACTAACAACCAGCCGCCGATCACAGTCACTGCCAAGACCGTGAAATGATCCGCCGGCAGAACGGCCCGGCTCTCATTTTGAAACAGCACGTAAAGACCCAACAGCAGCAGCCCGCCTGTCAATACCGCCAGATGCAAACTCCACAAGTTCCGCACCCACTGGTGCGAAGGCGGCAGATGCAGGCACAGCTGCTGAACGGACATGAGGCACTGAGCGCCCATCATTCCTCCGCCCATGAGTATCGTTAATTATCGGCAGCTATTTTTACCAAATATAGCTTACACAACATCCACGGCAGGCAAGAGAAGCAACGCAAAAATTTAGAGCGGTACAGCTTTTGATTTTCAAGCCAGGCCCGGGGGGCTGAGCAGATTTTTGGCGCGCGCGGTCTGCACCAGCGCGGCAAGGCGCTCAGCTTCGGCCGTTGCCACCCGCCGCCCCAGGTTCGTCAATCGGTAGTACCGCCGCCGCTCGTCGTCGGACCCGGGGTCCGGCCGCTCGTCCCACTCTTCGATCCAGCCGTCACCCAGCAGGCGCTTGATCGACCCGTAGAGCGTTCCTGGCCCCAACCGGACTTTGTGTCGGGTGCGCTGTTCGATCTCCTGCATGATCCCGTAGCCGTGGCGCTCACCGTCTGCGAGCGACAGCAAAATTTGAAACACCGCCGGAGTCAGGGGCAGGTGGTCCTCGGGGTGAGCGGAAGCGGATTTCATAGCTCAAGGATGGATATATCCGGCATTGATAGGTTAGGGAGGCCCGCAGGCACTGTCAAGATGGGACAGGTTTACCAGTGTGGTAGGGCAGCTGAAAATGGCAGGCAAA
Protein-coding sequences here:
- the gcvH gene encoding glycine cleavage system protein GcvH, with product MALEYPEELKYLDSHEYLRVEGDTVVVGVTSYAVDQLGDIVFVSLPEEGDRINRGDSFGSIESVKAVEELYAPLSGTVLSVNTVAVEDPALIGSDPYGDGWLIKVRLADPGDELSETMSAEEYRERVEG
- a CDS encoding DUF2511 domain-containing protein, which gives rise to MNKVSALKADFGAAWPFTVAKGELACVNGSQLVFVADGRIYALNEAAARRYEPIDAIQAADPDPQKQQQGIKLSLAPFLEKGRQLCVEN
- a CDS encoding PadR family transcriptional regulator, yielding MKSASAHPEDHLPLTPAVFQILLSLADGERHGYGIMQEIEQRTRHKVRLGPGTLYGSIKRLLGDGWIEEWDERPDPGSDDERRRYYRLTNLGRRVATAEAERLAALVQTARAKNLLSPPGLA